The Deltaproteobacteria bacterium genome includes a region encoding these proteins:
- a CDS encoding ISNCY family transposase, with the protein MRKRFEPQRRLGSTPISEVEIPEKSRDELAPILRALQYIFVTEELQEEVFRVLEAKVKGGKKETGRNGMELWQIMVIGVVRLGLDADYDRLEDMVNHHSLIRQIMGVDTVFGRGKKYSLQSIKDNVRLLDEETLGKINDVVVKAGQRLAKNGREEKLHIKTDTYVVETNVHFPTDMNLLWDAGRKCLDGIEAFIEGGVLNGKGWRKIKNWRKELKRLMRSSSKAASGGGNKKEETVKNQVKEYLGLAKRLSEKIGASIIAVYEKILTTGAEEMQKEALESMEYFYQMLEKHRDLVERRIINEEQIPVGEKVYSLFESHTEWLSKGKANKRVELGHNLVIASDQWGFIGYHQVVEKEADVALILPLADKLLNLFGEEGIESISADKGFYKKEYKELISLYIPKVIIPKKGKRNKAETEEESESTFKKLRHKHSAVESDINRLEHHGLDRCLDKGIEGFKRYCALGVLAANLHTMGSILQKKVMEKKEIVRKAA; encoded by the coding sequence ATGAGAAAAAGATTCGAGCCACAAAGGAGACTTGGAAGCACACCAATATCAGAGGTAGAAATTCCCGAAAAGAGCAGGGATGAGTTAGCGCCGATTTTGCGGGCATTACAATACATATTTGTTACAGAGGAATTACAAGAGGAAGTATTCAGGGTATTGGAAGCAAAAGTAAAGGGTGGGAAGAAAGAGACAGGGCGTAATGGGATGGAGTTATGGCAGATAATGGTAATAGGAGTGGTGAGATTGGGATTAGATGCGGATTATGACAGGTTGGAAGATATGGTGAATCACCATAGTCTGATTCGTCAGATAATGGGAGTAGATACCGTATTTGGGAGGGGGAAGAAGTATTCGCTGCAAAGCATCAAGGATAACGTAAGATTGCTCGATGAGGAGACGTTGGGGAAGATTAATGATGTGGTGGTAAAGGCAGGACAGAGGCTGGCAAAGAACGGACGGGAGGAGAAGCTCCACATAAAGACGGATACGTATGTGGTGGAGACAAACGTACATTTTCCTACGGACATGAATTTGCTGTGGGATGCGGGTAGGAAGTGCCTTGATGGGATAGAGGCATTTATAGAGGGAGGAGTATTGAACGGGAAAGGGTGGAGAAAGATAAAGAATTGGAGGAAAGAGCTAAAGAGACTGATGAGGAGTAGTTCGAAAGCGGCAAGTGGTGGTGGAAACAAGAAAGAGGAGACGGTTAAGAATCAAGTAAAAGAGTATCTTGGATTAGCAAAGAGATTAAGTGAGAAGATAGGTGCGAGCATAATAGCGGTGTACGAAAAAATATTAACAACGGGTGCGGAAGAAATGCAGAAAGAGGCATTGGAGTCGATGGAATATTTTTATCAGATGCTGGAGAAGCACAGAGATTTGGTAGAGAGGAGAATTATCAATGAAGAGCAAATACCTGTAGGTGAAAAGGTATATTCACTGTTTGAATCACACACAGAATGGTTGAGTAAAGGGAAGGCGAATAAGAGGGTGGAATTAGGCCACAATCTGGTGATAGCAAGTGATCAATGGGGATTTATCGGATATCACCAGGTAGTGGAAAAAGAAGCAGATGTGGCGTTAATCCTGCCGTTAGCAGATAAGCTATTAAATCTGTTTGGTGAAGAAGGGATAGAGAGTATAAGTGCAGACAAGGGTTTTTACAAGAAGGAATACAAGGAGCTGATAAGTCTTTATATACCGAAAGTGATCATACCGAAGAAAGGAAAAAGGAATAAGGCGGAGACAGAAGAAGAATCGGAGAGTACATTTAAAAAGCTCAGGCACAAGCACTCAGCGGTGGAGTCAGATATTAACCGATTAGAACATCATGGGCTGGACAGATGCTTAGACAAAGGGATAGAAGGATTTAAAAGATACTGCGCATTAGGAGTGCTGGCGGCAAATTTGCATACGATGGGAAGTATATTGCAGAAGAAAGTCATGGAAAAGAAAGAAATAGTACGTAAGGCGGCGTAA